One Globicephala melas chromosome 6, mGloMel1.2, whole genome shotgun sequence genomic window carries:
- the LOC115839005 gene encoding interferon omega-1-like, which produces MKTQIGSESREKVSENGNCLPYLKAILRKNVIREPTPKAPPDARLSQASSSLICPMAFVLPLLTALVVFSYGPGGSLGCDLSQNHVRISRKNFMLLGQMRRISPRFCLKDRKDFGFPQDMVDGSQLPKAQATSVLHEMLQQVFCLFHTERSPATWDTSLLDKLRTGLHQQLEDLDACLVQAMGDEETALGVTGPTLAVKRYFQGIHLYLKEKKYSDCAWEIVRVEIMRSLSSSTNLQERLRIMNGDLGSP; this is translated from the coding sequence atgaaaacacaaattggaagtgaaagtagagagaaagtttcagaaaatggaaactgTCTTCCCTATTTAAAAGCCATACTTAGAAAGAATGTCATCAGAGAACCTACCCCCAAGGCTCCCCCAGACGCCCGTCTAAGCCAGGCCAGCAGCAGCCTCATTTGCCCCATGGCCTTCGTGCTCCCTCTACTGACCGCCCTGGTGGTGTTCAGCTATGGCCCTGGTGGATCTCTGGGCTGCGACCTGTCTCAGAACCACGTGCGGATTAGCAGGAAGAACTTCATGCTTCTGGGCCAGATGCGGAGAATCTCCCCTCGCTTCTGTCTGAAGGACAGAAAAGACTTCGGTTTCCCCCAGGACATGGTGGATGGCAGCCAGCTCCCGAAGGCCCAGGCCACCTCTGTCCTCCACGAGATGCTCCAGCAGGTCTTCTGCCTCTTCCACACAGAGCGCTCCCCTGCCACCTGGGACACCTCCCTCCTGGACAAACTCCGCACTGGACTCCATCAGCAGCTGGAGGACCTGGACGCCTGCTTAGTGCAGGCGATGGGAGATGAAGAAACTGCCCTGGGAGTGACGGGCCCTACACTGGCCGTGAAGAGGTACTTCCAGGGAATCCATCtctacctgaaagagaagaaatacagtGACTGTGCCTGGGAAATTGTCAGAGTGGAAATCATGAGATCCCTGTCTTCATCAACCAACTTGCAAGAAAGGTTAAGAATTATGAATGGAGACCTGGGATCACCTTGA